CCCTGATCGTCGATGCCGTCCGCACCCCCCGCGGCAAGCGCGAAGGCAGTCTGAAGTTCGTCCACCCCATCGACTTGGCGGCGGTCCCGCTTGAGGCCCTGGTCGAGCGCAACAAGTTCTCGCCGCTGCTCGTCGAAGACGTCCTCTACGGCTGCGTCTCCCAGCGCGACGCCCAAGACAACGTCATCGCCCGCGAGGCGGTGCTCGCCGCGGGCTGGCCCGTCGACATCCCCGGCGCAACGCTCAACCGCTTCTGCGGCTCGGGCCTCTCGGCCTGCAACCTCATGGCCCACACGATCATGGCCGGGATGTCCGACGTCCTGATCGGCGGCGGCGTCGAGCACATGACCCGCGTCCCCATGGCGATCAACTTCGAGATGGCCGGATCCAAGCTGACCGAGCGATTCGATTTGGTGCCGCAAGGCGTCTCCGCCGAGCTGATCGCGGAGAAATACGGCTTCACCCGCCGGCAGCTCGATGAATACGCCGAGCGCTCCCAGGCCCGCGCCGCGCAGGCCTGGGAAGAGAAGCGTTTCGCGAAGTCGATCGTCCCGGTGACGGCGAAGGATGCCGAGGGCAAGACTTTCCGTTTCGAAAAAGACGAGCACCTGCGTCCCGGCACGACCGCCGACAAGCTCGCGACGTTGAAGACGGTGTTCAAGGAGGACGGCGTGATCCACGCGGGCAATTCCAGCGGCATCGTCGACGGCGCCGCGGCGGTCTTGTTCGCCAGCGAGAAGGCCTGCAAGGAGCACGGCTTCAAGCCGCGCGCGCGTGTCGTCGCGACCGTCGAGGTCGGCAGCGATCCCATTATCATGCTGCTGGGCCCGATCCCGGCGATCCAAAAGGTCTGCGCCAAGGCGAAGCTGAAGATCTCCGACATCGACCTCTTCGAGATCAACGAGGCCTTCGCCCCGGTGCCGCTGGCGGTCATGCAGGACCTCAAGCTCGACCCCGAAAAGGTCAACGTCAACGGCGGGGCCATCGCCCTGGGCCACCCCTTGGGCGCCACCGGCGCGATGCTGCTGGGCACCGTCCTGGACGAGCTCGAGCGCCGCAACCTGCGCTACGGCCTGGTCACGCTCTGTATCGGGCACGGCATGGGCGTGGCGACGATCATCGACCGGCAGGTCTGAGCCTCGTTATTTCTTCCCAAGATGTGAAATTTCTTTCAAAAACTGAGGTCCTCCCACGCCAAGACTGCGGCCGGGCCTGGAGGCCGCTCGGCCTGCCTTTGTAAGCTATTGAAATATTTTAAGATTATCTCTACCCCTCGAAGGATCGCTTGGCATATTCGTTGCTCTAAGTCCTGGGGGCCCTCTTCCGGCCCCAAGGGAGCACTTTGGGCGACGGCATCCAAAAAAAATACGCCTTGATAGTCAACGGCGACACCGAGGCCCGGCACCTGGGCAACGTGGACCGCGCGGTGAAGGCCCTGCGCGCCGAAGGCAGCTACGACATTTCGGTGGCCAGCCCCAAGACCCCGGGCGGCGCCGTCGAGCATTTCGAGGCCCCCAACCGCGAAGGACTGGAAAAGCTCCTCTCGGGCATGAAGGCCCAGATGGACGACGACGATCTACTGGTCGTCTATTTCACGGGCCACGGCGACAGCGGCGCAAAGGGAGAGGGCTGCGTCGCGCTGCCCGCGGAATGCCTCTCGCTGGGCAGCCTCGCCGCCGACCTGAAAAAGCTGTCCTACGGCAAACGCATCCTCGTGATGGACAACTGCTACTCCGGCAGCGGCTTCAATCTCTTCACCGACGCCAAGACGACAGTCGTGTCGCAGGGCTCGCCGGGGGAGAAGGTCAGTTGCCAGCTCTTCAGCCCCTTCTTCTGGAGCGACCAGGTCCCCGACGCGGATAAGGACGGCAAGATCAGCGTCCAAGAAAGGTTCCAGCACGCCGTCCTCAAGGGTCAAAGCGAATCCCTGCTGCAATTCTATTCCCCCGAACCGCTCTCCTTTTCCGGCGGCGTCGCCGCGCGGCCCTTCCAGACGGCCGACGGCAAGCCCGTCGAGGTATCCAACGGCAAGGAGCTCAAGGCCCAGCTCGCGCGGCTGAAGCCCGGCCAGGTGGCCTTGATTGCCTTTTCCGCGGACTGGTGCGTCCCCTGCAAGAGCTACCAGTCGCACTTCGAAAAGATCGCCAAGCAGGACGGTGGCCGCGTCCTGGTGATCCACGCCGAGGGCAAGGGCGGCAGCGAAGAGGATTGGGCGGAGTTCGGCGTCCGCAGCTTCCCCACCGTGGCCTTCGTCGACTGGAACGGAAAGGTCGGCAAGGTCGCCGACCCCATGGACCCGATGGCCTCCCTGGCCCTGCTCGCGGTGCACAGCCCCGAAGAACAGATCAAAGTTTACCTCGCCAAGCTGAACAGCGGCGACGCGAAGGAGCGCTTTCGCGCGACGCTGGGGCTGCGCGCGATGGAGGCCAAGGCAGGACCGGCGGCGGCAGCGTTGGGCAAGGCCTTGCGCGACCCCGACGCGACGGTGCGCCTCGGCGCGGTCTGGGCGCTGGCGGAGATCGGCCCTGCGGCCGGGCTGGCGATCCCGGAGCTGCTCAAGTGCCTGGAGGCTGACGATTACGAACTCGTCCTCGGCGCGGCCCGCGCCTTGGGGGCTATCGGTCCGAAGGCGAAATCCGCCGTTCCCGCGCTGTTGAAGCGCTTCCGTTCGGACCTGCAGCGCCTGGCGCAAAGCTCGGTGGCAAACAGCGGCCTCAATCCCGCGCTGAACCTGCACCTGGCCGACGACAAGGCCTTCGAGCTGGCCAGCGTCCTCGTCGGATCCGCCGTGCGGATCGATCCGGGAAATTC
The DNA window shown above is from Deltaproteobacteria bacterium PRO3 and carries:
- a CDS encoding acetyl-CoA C-acyltransferase, with amino-acid sequence MPQALIVDAVRTPRGKREGSLKFVHPIDLAAVPLEALVERNKFSPLLVEDVLYGCVSQRDAQDNVIAREAVLAAGWPVDIPGATLNRFCGSGLSACNLMAHTIMAGMSDVLIGGGVEHMTRVPMAINFEMAGSKLTERFDLVPQGVSAELIAEKYGFTRRQLDEYAERSQARAAQAWEEKRFAKSIVPVTAKDAEGKTFRFEKDEHLRPGTTADKLATLKTVFKEDGVIHAGNSSGIVDGAAAVLFASEKACKEHGFKPRARVVATVEVGSDPIIMLLGPIPAIQKVCAKAKLKISDIDLFEINEAFAPVPLAVMQDLKLDPEKVNVNGGAIALGHPLGATGAMLLGTVLDELERRNLRYGLVTLCIGHGMGVATIIDRQV